In Rariglobus hedericola, the following proteins share a genomic window:
- a CDS encoding type II secretion system protein produces the protein MKRHNYPTTPSARAGFTLIELLTVIAIIGILASILIPVVGKVKESAAKSTCASNLHQLAVGTLTYANDNRGSIPLRPAGSVIYPFPHAFISADWDAFSPYLGNPPKDGIMFCPGPLKAWRSTETPGYAATGTTANYVTYSYFGNLPLKAAIVAGFGAGTPNVLKQRSNVPDNFPLWTCLTYRSAGRSYGHSDPEPVTGSVQGQNAAHADGSVRWVKGPALVSYFESAGVDFYAPAPVL, from the coding sequence ATGAAACGCCACAACTACCCCACCACCCCGTCCGCCCGTGCAGGTTTCACGCTCATCGAGTTACTTACCGTCATCGCCATCATCGGCATCCTCGCATCGATTCTCATCCCCGTCGTCGGCAAGGTGAAGGAGTCGGCCGCCAAATCCACGTGCGCCAGCAATCTCCATCAGCTCGCCGTGGGCACGCTGACCTACGCCAACGATAATCGCGGCTCCATCCCTCTGCGGCCCGCCGGCAGTGTGATTTACCCGTTTCCGCACGCATTTATTTCCGCCGACTGGGACGCTTTCAGCCCGTATCTCGGCAACCCGCCGAAGGATGGAATCATGTTCTGCCCCGGCCCCCTAAAAGCGTGGCGCAGCACCGAGACCCCGGGCTACGCCGCTACTGGCACGACCGCGAATTACGTTACTTATTCCTACTTCGGAAATCTACCGCTCAAAGCTGCGATCGTTGCCGGTTTCGGGGCCGGCACCCCAAACGTGCTCAAACAGCGCAGCAACGTGCCAGATAATTTCCCTCTCTGGACTTGTCTCACCTACCGGTCCGCCGGTCGCAGCTACGGCCACTCCGATCCCGAACCTGTCACCGGCTCGGTGCAGGGCCAGAACGCCGCCCACGCCGATGGTTCCGTGCGCTGGGTGAAAGGACCCGCTCTCGTTTCCTACTTCGAGAGCGCCGGCGTGGATTTTTACGCCCCCGCCCCCGTCCTCTAA
- a CDS encoding glycoside hydrolase family 16 protein gives MKRFTSFRPFCAALLTLAATLSATAASDLFTPTAASIATIKTEKDPVLSLEGSALKVSFPNGGDYPGLDLPLAGGTANLSAFAGVQAEITNTGPSRLNVNLRADNPGDWRKQPWNTNNVWIAAGETKIVKVTFGQSYGRAGYALDAARVSNLKLFVEKPKADAVILVKNIAPFGTGTPAVAPAATTSTSPAATSAAVPAGAVIFTPTAANIASIKTEQAPALAFDASSGAPALKLTFPNGGDYPGFDYPLTGGQLNLTGFAGVQATVTNAGQSRVNVALRAGNPGDWRQNPWNTGNVWIAPGETKTLKVTFGQSYGKTGYALDSSRVNVLKLYVEKPKADAALLISNLAPFGTASATASVETASATPVAAGQDATFSPSIGGELLDLAKNKLAGFNHSDSSAVIEAGKVKVTFEAGSNYPNIQFPIPKGGWNLSAFSAIEVSVTNANDKKVTVFLRADNPGDWKAEPWNTENTVFNPGETKILKLTFGQQNGAPAFPLNPARISAIQIFIVRPKTATTLVLDNLKASGSPSDAANKLSFTKPEDRNTPAVLPAWLGQRPPADLPGEWVKTLDENFDGTQLNEKLWTPRFPWDGPQPGQLQHYVPENVTVANGVATFKVEKKFGHENNDPKLGTRAYSSGLIQSYNKWSQLYGYFEARIKVPYVRGLWPAYWMMPDRGAASGLDTWRRRDTGKGAMEIDIMEILSEWGPGRNSVATHWDGYGSDHKQWGTSQIYYGPTPDGYHVFGLLWEPGKLTWYVDGKKTAEQINDRVSNVPAYLKFNVQMGGWATKNVDDANLPAVMDVDYTRAWQLKSRL, from the coding sequence ATGAAACGCTTTACCTCCTTCCGTCCGTTCTGCGCCGCCTTGCTTACCCTGGCAGCCACCCTTTCCGCGACCGCCGCCTCCGATCTGTTCACGCCCACGGCCGCCAGCATCGCCACCATCAAAACCGAGAAGGACCCCGTCCTCTCGCTGGAGGGTTCCGCACTCAAAGTGTCCTTCCCCAATGGCGGCGATTACCCGGGCCTTGACCTGCCCCTCGCCGGCGGCACCGCCAACCTCTCCGCCTTCGCCGGCGTCCAGGCCGAGATCACCAACACCGGCCCGTCCCGCCTCAACGTGAACCTCCGCGCCGACAACCCCGGCGACTGGCGCAAACAACCTTGGAACACCAACAACGTCTGGATCGCCGCCGGCGAAACCAAGATCGTCAAGGTCACCTTCGGCCAGTCGTATGGACGCGCCGGATACGCCCTCGATGCCGCTCGCGTGAGCAACCTCAAGCTCTTCGTCGAAAAGCCCAAGGCCGACGCAGTCATCCTCGTTAAAAACATCGCCCCCTTCGGCACCGGCACGCCGGCGGTCGCCCCTGCCGCCACCACCTCGACCTCACCCGCGGCCACGTCCGCCGCGGTTCCCGCCGGCGCCGTGATCTTCACGCCCACCGCCGCCAACATCGCCTCCATCAAGACCGAGCAGGCCCCGGCCCTCGCATTCGACGCGTCCTCCGGCGCCCCCGCCCTCAAGCTCACCTTCCCCAATGGCGGTGACTATCCCGGCTTCGACTACCCGCTCACCGGCGGACAGCTCAACCTCACCGGTTTCGCCGGCGTGCAGGCCACCGTCACCAACGCCGGCCAGTCCCGCGTCAACGTCGCCCTCCGCGCCGGCAACCCCGGCGACTGGCGCCAGAATCCCTGGAACACCGGCAACGTCTGGATCGCCCCCGGGGAAACCAAGACCCTCAAGGTCACCTTCGGCCAGTCGTATGGAAAGACCGGATACGCCCTCGACTCCTCGCGCGTGAACGTCCTCAAGCTTTACGTCGAGAAGCCCAAGGCCGACGCGGCCCTCCTCATCAGCAACCTCGCCCCGTTCGGCACCGCCTCCGCCACTGCCTCCGTGGAGACCGCTTCGGCCACACCCGTCGCCGCCGGTCAGGACGCCACGTTCTCGCCTTCCATCGGCGGTGAACTCCTCGACCTCGCGAAAAACAAACTCGCCGGCTTCAACCACTCCGATTCCTCCGCCGTCATCGAAGCCGGCAAAGTCAAGGTCACCTTCGAGGCCGGCTCCAACTATCCCAACATCCAGTTCCCCATTCCGAAGGGCGGCTGGAATCTCTCCGCCTTCAGCGCCATCGAAGTGAGCGTCACCAACGCCAACGACAAAAAGGTCACCGTATTCCTCCGCGCCGACAACCCCGGCGACTGGAAAGCCGAACCGTGGAACACCGAAAACACCGTCTTCAATCCCGGCGAAACCAAGATCCTCAAGCTCACCTTTGGCCAGCAGAACGGCGCCCCCGCCTTCCCGCTCAATCCCGCGCGAATCTCCGCGATCCAGATCTTCATCGTCCGCCCGAAGACCGCCACCACGCTCGTCCTCGACAACTTGAAGGCCTCTGGCAGCCCATCCGACGCCGCCAACAAACTTTCCTTCACCAAGCCCGAGGATCGCAACACACCGGCTGTTCTCCCCGCCTGGCTCGGCCAGCGCCCGCCCGCCGATCTCCCCGGCGAATGGGTCAAGACCCTCGATGAAAACTTCGACGGCACCCAGCTGAACGAAAAACTCTGGACCCCGCGCTTCCCGTGGGACGGCCCGCAGCCCGGCCAGTTGCAACATTACGTCCCGGAAAACGTCACGGTCGCCAACGGTGTCGCCACATTCAAAGTCGAGAAGAAGTTCGGCCACGAAAACAACGACCCCAAGCTCGGCACCCGTGCCTACAGCTCCGGCCTCATCCAAAGCTACAACAAGTGGTCGCAACTTTATGGATACTTCGAAGCACGCATCAAAGTCCCCTACGTCCGCGGTCTCTGGCCCGCCTATTGGATGATGCCCGACCGTGGAGCCGCCTCCGGCCTCGACACCTGGCGCCGCCGCGACACCGGCAAGGGCGCCATGGAAATCGACATCATGGAAATCCTCTCCGAGTGGGGCCCCGGCCGCAACAGCGTCGCCACCCACTGGGACGGCTACGGCTCCGACCACAAACAATGGGGCACCTCGCAAATTTACTACGGCCCCACGCCCGATGGTTACCACGTCTTTGGCCTCCTCTGGGAACCGGGTAAACTCACCTGGTATGTCGACGGCAAGAAAACCGCCGAGCAGATCAACGACCGCGTCAGCAACGTCCCCGCCTACTTGAAGTTCAACGTCCAGATGGGCGGCTGGGCCACCAAGAATGTCGATGATGCCAACCTCCCTGCTGTCATGGATGTAGACTACACCCGCGCCTGGCAGCTCAAGAGCCGCCTCTAA
- a CDS encoding GH1 family beta-glucosidase, whose product MSSSFPSNFTWGAAAASYQIEGAWQSDGKGASVWDMVSHQKGRIWEGHTGDVACDHYNRYKDDVAMMSQMGLQAYRLSVSWPRVLPSGTGKVNEAGLAFYDRLVDELLAARIQPWVTLFHWDFPYDLFMRGGWLNPDSAQWFADYTAVVVDRLSDRVSHWITLNEPQCFIGLGHLHGEHAPGLKLGLHEVLQAGHHALLAHGRSVQTIRARAKTTPVIGWAPVGCINYPVTDSAADVAAANAAMDTVWDGHCWNNRWWGDAPVLGSYPEQGLKAYGKNAPKFKDADFDIIKQPLDFYGCNIYHATPTKAGANGEPETVQLDPGFPHTHFLWKRTDSALYWGTKFLAERYKLPIVITENGLTMPDWVSLDGKVHDSHRIDFLHRYLLGLDKAIDEGVDVQGYFHWSIMDNFEWAEGYKHRFGLVHVDYATQVRTLKDSAHWYREVIRTNGANLYNTPSSATPFTTASNVGETASLTTASV is encoded by the coding sequence ATGAGTTCATCCTTCCCATCCAACTTCACCTGGGGCGCCGCCGCGGCCTCCTACCAAATCGAAGGCGCCTGGCAGTCCGACGGCAAAGGCGCGTCCGTCTGGGACATGGTCTCACACCAAAAGGGCCGCATCTGGGAAGGCCACACCGGCGACGTCGCGTGCGACCACTACAATCGTTACAAGGACGACGTCGCCATGATGTCGCAGATGGGCCTGCAGGCCTACCGCCTCTCCGTTTCCTGGCCCCGCGTCCTGCCCAGCGGCACCGGCAAAGTCAACGAAGCCGGCCTCGCTTTTTACGATCGCCTCGTCGACGAGCTGCTCGCCGCGCGTATCCAACCTTGGGTTACACTGTTTCACTGGGATTTCCCCTACGATCTTTTCATGCGCGGCGGCTGGCTGAATCCCGACAGCGCCCAGTGGTTTGCCGACTACACCGCCGTCGTCGTCGACCGTCTCTCCGACCGCGTCTCGCACTGGATCACCCTCAACGAGCCGCAATGCTTCATCGGTCTCGGCCATCTCCACGGTGAACACGCACCCGGCCTCAAGCTAGGCCTCCACGAGGTCTTGCAAGCCGGCCACCACGCCTTGCTCGCCCATGGTCGCTCGGTGCAGACCATCCGCGCCCGCGCCAAGACCACGCCGGTCATCGGCTGGGCCCCCGTCGGTTGTATCAACTATCCGGTTACAGACTCCGCCGCCGATGTCGCCGCAGCCAACGCCGCGATGGACACCGTGTGGGACGGCCATTGCTGGAACAACCGCTGGTGGGGCGACGCCCCCGTGCTCGGCTCCTATCCCGAGCAGGGCTTGAAGGCCTACGGCAAAAACGCCCCGAAGTTCAAGGATGCCGATTTCGACATCATCAAGCAGCCGCTCGATTTCTACGGCTGCAATATCTACCACGCCACCCCCACCAAAGCCGGCGCCAATGGCGAGCCCGAGACCGTCCAGCTCGATCCAGGATTCCCCCACACGCACTTTCTGTGGAAGCGCACCGACAGCGCACTTTACTGGGGCACCAAGTTCCTCGCCGAGCGTTACAAGCTCCCCATCGTCATCACCGAAAACGGTCTCACCATGCCCGACTGGGTGTCGCTCGATGGCAAGGTCCACGATTCGCACCGCATCGACTTCCTCCACCGCTATCTCCTCGGTCTCGACAAGGCCATCGACGAGGGCGTGGACGTGCAGGGCTATTTCCATTGGTCGATCATGGACAACTTCGAATGGGCCGAGGGCTACAAGCACCGCTTCGGTCTCGTTCACGTCGACTACGCGACCCAAGTGCGCACACTCAAAGACTCGGCCCACTGGTATCGCGAGGTCATCCGCACCAACGGCGCCAACCTTTACAACACGCCTTCCTCCGCCACCCCTTTTACGACCGCGTCCAACGTCGGCGAAACCGCCTCGCTCACGACCGCTTCCGTCTAA
- a CDS encoding GH1 family beta-glucosidase — protein sequence MSFPDKFSWGAVTSAYQIEGAWEADGKGPSVWDMFTRRRGHVWDGQTGQVACDHYNHYKGDVALMAQMGLNAYRFSVCWPRVMPSGTGAVNEAGLAFYDRLVDELLAAGVQPWVTLFHWDFPYQLFLRGGWLNPESPAWFAKYTAAVVDRLSDRVTHWVTLNEPQCFIGLGHASGEHAPGLKLDLPEVLLAGHHALLAHGRAVEVIRERAKKKPIVGWSPAGTIYYPATESSEDIAAARVATNSVWPDGVWNNRWWGDPVVFGNYPEEGLRVYGAAAPRATKADFKIIQQPIDFYGCNIFQGEAIKAGPGGAPTLAPLPPGHPRTLYLWSQTPEALYWGPKFLAETYKLPIVITECGMSNCDMVGHDGRVHDQVRIEFMISYLLQLRRALAEGIDVRGYFNWSLMDNFEWQEGYKHRFGLIHVDYATQRRTLKDSAHWFREVIVSNGAALEKYVPDAGPPQPYVIQETMRYVAAHVGESFNIKDLAAHLRCHPDFLSRKFKQQVGEDLSAYIRRVRIDHARELLKQSGSLIDDVAEKSGFSDRIHFTKVFRRVTGQTPGQFQRQFRAGVGERAGVVADPRLKSKNPRSATGA from the coding sequence ATGAGTTTTCCGGATAAATTTTCCTGGGGCGCGGTGACGTCGGCCTATCAAATCGAAGGTGCGTGGGAGGCCGACGGCAAAGGTCCCTCGGTGTGGGATATGTTCACGCGTCGCCGCGGACATGTGTGGGACGGCCAGACCGGCCAGGTGGCGTGCGACCACTACAATCACTACAAAGGGGACGTGGCCCTCATGGCGCAAATGGGGCTCAACGCCTACCGCTTTTCGGTGTGCTGGCCGCGTGTGATGCCGTCGGGCACGGGCGCGGTGAACGAGGCGGGCCTGGCCTTCTATGACCGGTTGGTGGATGAGTTGCTCGCCGCCGGGGTGCAACCGTGGGTGACGCTGTTTCACTGGGATTTTCCCTATCAACTTTTTTTGCGCGGCGGCTGGCTGAATCCGGAGAGCCCAGCCTGGTTTGCCAAATACACGGCGGCGGTCGTGGACCGGCTGTCGGACCGGGTGACGCATTGGGTGACCCTCAACGAGCCGCAATGCTTCATTGGCCTCGGTCACGCGAGTGGCGAGCATGCTCCCGGTTTAAAACTCGATCTGCCCGAGGTGCTGCTCGCGGGACATCATGCCTTGCTGGCGCACGGGCGTGCGGTGGAAGTGATCCGCGAGCGTGCGAAAAAGAAACCGATCGTGGGTTGGTCGCCGGCGGGCACGATTTATTATCCGGCGACGGAAAGCTCGGAGGATATCGCGGCCGCGCGCGTCGCGACCAACTCGGTGTGGCCCGACGGTGTGTGGAACAACCGCTGGTGGGGCGATCCCGTGGTGTTTGGTAATTATCCGGAGGAAGGCTTGCGCGTTTACGGCGCGGCGGCACCGCGTGCGACGAAGGCGGATTTCAAAATCATCCAGCAGCCGATTGATTTTTACGGGTGCAATATTTTCCAAGGCGAGGCGATCAAGGCGGGTCCGGGTGGCGCGCCCACGCTGGCACCGCTGCCGCCCGGGCATCCGCGCACGCTCTATCTGTGGAGCCAGACGCCCGAGGCGCTTTATTGGGGGCCGAAATTTTTGGCGGAAACTTACAAGCTGCCGATCGTCATCACCGAGTGCGGCATGTCGAATTGCGACATGGTGGGCCATGACGGACGCGTGCATGACCAGGTGCGAATCGAGTTCATGATCAGCTACCTGTTGCAACTGCGCCGGGCGCTCGCCGAGGGCATCGACGTGCGCGGTTATTTCAACTGGTCGCTGATGGATAATTTCGAATGGCAGGAAGGTTATAAACACCGCTTCGGCCTGATCCATGTCGATTACGCGACGCAGCGGCGCACGTTGAAAGATTCGGCGCATTGGTTCCGCGAGGTCATCGTGTCGAATGGTGCGGCGCTGGAAAAATACGTGCCGGACGCAGGCCCGCCGCAGCCCTACGTGATCCAGGAAACCATGCGTTATGTCGCCGCGCATGTAGGCGAGTCATTCAACATCAAAGATCTTGCCGCGCACCTACGCTGCCATCCGGATTTCCTGAGCCGCAAATTCAAACAGCAAGTGGGTGAAGACCTGAGTGCGTATATCCGGCGCGTTCGTATCGATCATGCGCGCGAGCTCTTGAAGCAGTCCGGCTCGCTGATCGATGACGTGGCGGAGAAGTCGGGCTTCTCCGATCGCATTCATTTCACGAAGGTGTTTCGCCGCGTCACGGGGCAGACGCCCGGACAGTTTCAACGGCAATTCCGCGCGGGTGTGGGCGAACGGGCCGGCGTGGTCGCGGACCCGCGTTTGAAGTCGAAGAACCCGCGCTCGGCCACGGGTGCGTGA